The genomic region ACCGCGCGCTGGGTGATCTCCACGGCGAGCTCGGTGGCGTACACCTTCAGCATGCCGATCAGCTGCCGCGCCGGACTGCCCGAAGCGCGCTCACGCAGGGCCCGGCGCGCAAGTACCCGTGCCGCGTCCAACTGTGCGCGAGAATCCGCTAGTTGCGCCTGAACTCCCTCCATGTGCGCGAGTGCGCGTCCGAAGGACACCCGTGCCTGGGCGTGGCGCACCGACGCGGTCAGCGCCGCCTCGGCGGTCGCGATCGCCGCGATCGACACCAGCAGCCAGCCCCACGTCATGCCGTCCGACAGCGCCTGGAACGGGACCGGGACGACGTCCGCCTCAGGGACGTACGCGTCCGAGAGGACCAGCCCGCCCCACGGCATCGCGCGCAGGCCCATGTGCGGGGTCTCGTAGCGCTGCACCCCCGGCTGGCGCAGGTTCACGAAGGCCAGGCACCAGTCGGGGCCGCTGTCCCCGGGGCCCTTGTCGCGGCGGGCCAGGGTCACGGACAGGTCCGCGGTCGGGGCGTTGGTGATACGGGACTTCTCGCCCCGGATGACGTACCCGCCGCCGGGCCGGCCCGACGGGCGGACCGTGGTGCGGTAGGTGCTCGCGTCGCTGCCGGCCGTCGGCTCGACGATGCCGAAGCAGGCCGTCCGCTCGCCGGACAGCAGCGGGCGCAGCAGCTGCCCGTGGTCGCGGAGGCTGCCGTACGTGGCGATGAGGCTGCCGCACAGCAGTGCGGACACCGTCGCGGACCAGTACGTGCCCGAACAGGCCCTGGCCAGCGCCTCCATGGCGTCGAACTGGGCGTCGGCGTCGGCGCCGGAGCCGCCGGCCTCGGCCGGGTGGAACAGCCGCAGATACCCGCTGTCGATCAGTTCGTCCCAGTTCGCGGCCGGTATCCGGCCTTCGGCGTCGGTGGCCGCGGCCCGGGACGCGATGCCCGGGAAGGCCGGCGTGCTTTCTTCGGAGCGGGGTCGGTCGTTCATGGTCCTCACCTTCAGCCGAGTCCGAGCATGGAAGCCGCGACGACGGGGCGCAGCACCTGTGCGCCGCCGCCGGTGCGGGAGAGGAACAGTGCGTCACGGTGCGCGCGGTCGGCGAGGCCGTCACCGGTTCCGGCGAGTGGCCCGGTCAGGCCGGCCGCCGCCCGGGTGACCCGGCCCGCCGCGTCGGCGACGAACAGCCTCGCCGCGGCCGCGTCCTGGAGCGGGAGAGCGCCGCCGTCATCGAGACGGGAGGCGGTCCGGCGTAACAGACCCTCGGCGAGTTCGACCTGGGTGGCGAGGTCGGCGAGCGCGAAGCGGGTGGCCTGGTCGTGGGTGAGCGGGCGGCCGAACAGCTCCCGGCCCCGCGCGGCCTCCAGGGCGTCCCGGGCCAGGGCGCGCATGACGCCGAGCCAGGGCGCGCTGCAGTACACCCAGTCCAGGACCGCGAGCAGCGGCTCCACCTCGGCTGCCGCGCCCTCGACCGTCCCCAGGACCGACCCGTCGTCCACGTGGGCGCCGTCGAGCAGCAGATGTCCCCACGGGCAGGTGTGCATGGCCGCCGGGCCGCCCTCGGTGACCAGCAGGCCCGGCGTTGCCCTGTCCACCAGGAAGGTGGTGCGGCCGCCGCCCTGGTGTGCGGCGACCACCAGGAAGTGGTGGGCGACGGGCGCGCCCGCCACCAGATCCAGGCGTCCGGTCAGGAGCCAGCCGCCCTGCCCGGCGGGTGCGGGGCGCGCGGTGACGGCGGGGGCGACGGCGCCGCCGTGCGTCTGGCGCAGCGACAGCGCGCCGAACCACTCCCCGGAGGCCATGCGCGGCAGGTAGCGCTCGCGCTGGCGCGGGGTGCCATGGGCGCGCAGAGGGACGGTGGCCAGGACCGCGTGAACGGCCACGGCCAGGGCCAGCCCGGGATCGCGGGAGCCCTCGGCGAGCCCTTCGAGCAGGGCCAGTCCCTCGGCCGCGGTGCTGCCGCCGCCGCCCAGGGGCGCGGGCACCAGGGGTCCGGCCAGGGAGGGGCCGGGTTCCGCGCGTGCCAGTTCGGCGAAGAGCGCGGGGTCCCAGGTCCGGTCACGGTCGCGTTCGGCCGTGGTCGGCCAGGCGAGCCGGCCGGCCAGCTCACGGGAGCGTTCGAGCGGGCCGGCGCCGAGACCGGCGGCCGCCTCCGGGTCCGTACGGAGTTCGGGCTGTGCGAGCACCATTGGATCTCCCCTCGTTCACGGGGCCTTCCCGGCCCCGGCGTGCACGGGTTTCGAAAAGGACGTCCTTGAATTCGCGTACGTGGCATTCCCGGCCGGCAGAGGATTCATGAATACGGGTCATGAAGACGGGCCACCGGGGAATGCGGTCACCATAGTCGGGTGGTAGCGGGCTTCTCCGGTCCAGGGCGCCGATTTATCGGACGAATGAGCGAAGTTTTACGCAACTCGACTCTGTGTCATCCAGGTTCCAGTGGTGCCGACCTGACCTGACGTTCCTTGGCGGGACTTGACACGACGTGCATTGCCCCGGCCCACCAGGCCCTTGCATCATTTTTTCAGCGCTCCACGGCGTGCCGCTCCGGCGAGATCGTCCGCACGGTTTCCAGTGGCCGCCAATTCAGCATCACGCCAGGGACGGCCCGTCAAAAAGCCGTTCCAGAAAGCCTGAAAGAGAGGGAACGCGCCATGGCAGTCACCCCCGCAGAGACACGTCCTCCCGTACCGCCCCATCTGTCCGACGCGACCCTGCGCGACTCCGCGCACATGGCGGGCGTCGAGTTCGGGCCCCGCGACGCGGCCGAGATCGCCCGCCTCCTGGTCAGGACCGGCATCGACCTCGTCGAGGTCGGTATGGTCTCGGGCCCCGGCTCCAAGGACGCCGCCCTGATCGAGGCCACCCACGAGGCCATCGGCCCGGAGCGCAGTATGACGCTCGTCGTGGTCCGCGACCGTCATCAGGTGGCCACCGCCCTCGACGAGGCCGCACGTCTGGGCGTGCGCCACATCATGTACTCCATCCCCACCTCCGAGCAGCACGCGAAGCTCAAGCTGGACTCGCCCAGCGCCAAGTTCCTCCACGTGTTGGCCCGTTCGGCGATCTCCCAGGCCAAGGACCGTGGCTTCCACGTCACGTTCAGCGGCGAGGACGGTGCGCGCACGCCCAGGGAACGCCTGGTCCCGTACGTCGAGGCCGGCTTCGAGGCCGGCGCGGACCGGTTCCGGCTCGCCGAGACCGTGGCGTACCTCTCGCCATGGCAGATGGAGGAGGTCATCTCCGACATCACCGTCATCGACGGCTCGGAGATCGAGATCCACTCGCACAACATGCTCGGCATGGCCGTGGCCAACTCCCTGGCCGCGGTCCGCGCCGGTGCCCGCTGGATCTCGGCGACCGTCGGCGGTATAGGCGAGCGCGGCGGAAACGCGCCGCTCGCCGAACTGCTCACCGCCCTGCGCGTGATCCACGACGACCGGCGCTTCGACCTGACCCACCTCACCGAGCTCTCCCGCATCGCCCTGCGCGGCGCGGGCCTGGGCGAGGCCTTCCAGTCCGGCCCGACCACCCCGCACGCCTTCGCGTACGAGCTGCCCGGCCAACTGCTCCACCCGGAGGCCTACGAGACACTCCCCGCCGAACTCGTCGGCAACACACGCGAGTTGAAGGTCAGGACCCGACTGACCGGCGCCCTGGTGCGCTGGGCGCTCGACGACTCCGGGGTCGTCGTCGACATCGATGCCTTCACCCCCTGGCTCGTGGCCCGACAGGAAGCCGAGGGCGCGCCGCTGCTGGACCGTGACGCGATCCGCAAGGCCGCCGTCGACTTCCAGAACGTCTGAGCCGCCCCGCACGGCCCTGCGCCCCGCCTGCCCCCCCACCCCGCCCCGACCTGCCACACCCGTACCCGTAGAGGAGCCCGCCCATGACCACCGCCACCCTGACCGGTGTCTGCCCCGAGTGCGAGACCGGCCTCACCCTGCCGCCGATCCTCGTCGGCGAGACCCTGTCCTGCCCCGAGTGCATGCTGACCCTGCGTGTGGAGGCCATAGCCGACGGCAGGCTGACCCTCGAAATGGTCGAGGTCACCCTGCGCGACTGGGGCCAGTGAGATGGGCGGAAAGGTCGCTGTCGTCGCGGACCGGCTCGGGTGGGAGGAACGCCAGCTGATGCGGGCGGCCCAGCCGGCCGGGCTGCGGATCGACTGGGTCAACGACGAGGACCTCAGCCTCGGATCCGCCGACTCCTCCCCGCTCGCCGGCTACGACGCCGTCCTGGTGCGCAGCCGCAGCTACACCCGCGGCGGACTCGTCGCCACCCTCGCCGAGGCGGACGGCACACCCGTCCTGAACACCGCCGCCGCCATCCACGCATGCGAGAACAAGCTCGTCCTGCGTGCGGTGCTGCGCGAGGCGGGTGTGCCCGTACCGGACTTCCGCCTCGTGCTGTCCCGCAAGGACTACACCAAGGCGCTGACCGACCTCGGCACCCCCGCCGTGCTCAAGCCCGTGTACGGGGGCATGGGCAAGCGGGTCACCCTGGTCCGCGACGCCGACCTGGCGCACTCGGTCTACGACTACGTCGAGGACCTGGGCCACGCCTTCGAGCAGGCGTGCCTGCTCGAGCCCTACCTCGGCGGCGGCTCCGTGCGCTGCCTGGTGGTCGGGCGGGAGATCGTCGCCGCCGCCGAGTTCGAGAGCGCGGGCGCCGACTGGCGCAGCAACGCCGCACTCGGCAACCAGAGCCGCTCCCTGGCGCACGACCCGGAAGTGGCCAAGGTCGTGGACGCGGTCGTGGACCGGCTCGGCCCCGGCATCTACGGCGTCGACCTGTTCCGCACCGAGTCGGCCTACCTCGTCAACGAGGTCAACCACGCGCCCGCCTGGCGCGGGGTCGCCTCCACGACCGACACAGACATCTCGTCCGTCGTCATCCGTCACGTACAGGAGACCCTCGAATGATCCGAGCAGGAATCGTCGGAGCCTCCGGACTCGCCGGCGGTGAACTCATCCGGCTCGTGCTCCAGCACCCGGAGCTCGAACTCTCCTATCTGGGCGGCAACTCCAGCGTGGGCCGCCGCCCCGCCCAGCTCCACCCCGGGCTTCGCCTCGACCTCGGCCTCACCGTCGAAGCGGTCGACGCGAACCGGATCGCCGAGACCTGCGACGTGGTGTTCCTGTCCACGCCCGCCTCGGTCTCGGCCCGGCTGGCCGCCGAACTCGCCGACCGCGTCGCCTGCGTGATCGACCTCAGCGGGGCGTTCCGGATCCGGACCCCGGAGCTCCACCAGCGCTGGTACCCCGGGGTGCCGCGGACCACCGAGCTCGCCGACCGCTTCGTGTACGGGGTGCCCGAGCTGATCGGCGAGAGCCTGGAATACGCCGCGCTGATCTCCGTGCCCGGCTGCTACGCCACGGCCCTCACGCTGGGACTGGCGCCCCTCACCCTGGGGCTCGGCCTGCCCCTGAAGACCGTCGTCGTGGACGGCAAGAGCGGCTCCAGCGGCGGCGGGCTGCACCTGCGGGTGCCCGACCTGCACCCCCTGCGCAGCGGCGCCATCGCCCCGTACGCGCCCACCGGGCACCGGCACGCGGCGGAGGTGAGCGACTTCCTGGAGCGCAGCAAGCCCGGCGAGGTGGGCTCACTGTCCATGTCCGCGTACGGCGTCGGCCATGTGCGCGGCCTGATGACCAGCGCGTACGTCTTCACCGACGCGGAGGTCACCGAACGCGAGCTGCAGCGCGCGTACACGCGGTTCTACAAGGGCCACCGGTTCGTGCGGGTGCGGCGCCACACCGAGACGCTGATCCCGGTGCCCGACCCGCAGGCCGTCATCGGTTCCAACTACTGCGACGTGACGGTCCTGCACGACCCCGAGGGCGGCCGGATTGTCGTCCTGTCCGCCCTGGACAACCTGATCAAGGGGGCCTCCGGGCAGGCGGTCCAGGCCCTCAACCGGCGCTTCGGCCTGCCCGAGGAGACGGGCCTGACCATGCAGCCGGTGATGCCGACATGACCACCACCGGCCTCCGCACCGCCCCCACCGTCGTCAAGCTCGGCGGCAGCTGCCTGGAAGACCTGGCCGGCAGCTGGTGGGACGACCTCGCCGAGCACAGCGGGACCCGGCCCCTGGTCCTGGTGCACGGCTGGTCCAAGCCGCTCAGGAAGCTCGGCCCCCGCTACCGGGAGCCGTCCGCGATCCTGCGCGACCGCTACGGCAACCAGAGCCGCTGGACCACCCCCGAGGTCATCGCCGACATCAAGACCGTCAGCGCCGAGCTCGGCGCCGACGTCCTGGGCCGACTGGAGGCGCGCGGCATCACCGCCGAGCGGGTCCTGGGCAGCGACGGCCTGGTCACCGCCGGGCCCGGCGAGCGCTTCTGGTGGAAGGACAAGCAGCTCGTCGAGTTGGAGAACCTCGTCGGCCCCATCACCGACGTGGACCCCTCCGCCCTGAAGAACCTCCAGCCGGGGCACGCCTACCTGGTCACCCCACTGGCCAGGAACGCCGAGGGCCGCGAGGTCAACACCGACGGCGACCGGGCGGCCGCCGCCGTCGCCGGGGCCGTCGGCGCCCACGACCTGGTCCTGGTCACCGACGTCGCCCATCTCCTGATCGACGGGGAACCGGTCCGCGAGATCTCGGCCGGCGCCGCGGCGGCCTTCCGCGACAAGGGCGCCACCGGCGGCATGCGCAAGAAGCTGCGCGCCGCGGGCGAGGCGCTGGAGGGCGGGGCCGGACGGGTCGTCATCGGCAGCGCCCCCGTCAGTGAGCTGCTCGCCGGCCGTGCCGGAACCGCCATCACGCGAACCTGAGGAGACCGACGTGGCGAAACCCCGCGTGCTCGTTGTCAACAACGGGACGCTCTCGCTCAAGCAACTGCGGGCCCGGCTGGAGGAGCTGGGGTCCGACACCGACCCGGTGCCGGTGGCCGGCATACCCGCCGGCCTCGGCGGCCGCTACCAGGCGATCGTGCTCAGCGGCACCAAGGTCCGCGCCTACGACCAGGAGTACTACAAGCCGCTCGTCGACCTGGTCCTCGGCTCCGACGTCCCGGTCTTCGGCATCTGCGGCGGCATGCAGATCCTCGCCGTCTCCCAGGGCGGCGTCCTGGCCGAGGGGCCGCAGCGCGTCGGCGGCTTCGAGGTGCGGGTCGACAAGGAGGAGCCGCTGTTCACGTACGTCAAGCCGACGGTGACGGTCTTCCACCGGCACACCCTGTACCTCCAGCAGGCCCCGCCCGGCTTCCGGTCCATCGGGCGCTCCGAGCACGCCCCGGTGGAGTTCCTGCGCTCCGACGACGGCCGGATCCTGGGCGCCCAGGCGCACCTGGAGTTCCGTGCCGACGGCCGGGAGATCCTGCGCGGCTTCACCGACCTGTACCGCTGAGCACACCCCGTACCGCTGTACGCACCACACCTGCTTGCTCACCATTGGGGAAGACACATGACTGACTGGGAAGCACGCGAGCCCGCCCTGACCACTCACCTGAGCGGCGCCGGCGGCGACATCAAGGGCTGGGTCGTCGTCGACTCGCTCGTCGACGGCCTCGCCATGGGCGGCACCCGGATGACGCCGGGGGTCACCGAGGCGGAAGTGGCCGGTCTGGCCCGTGACATGACCGTCAAGTTCACCCTCGCCGGACTGCGCATCGGCGGGGCCAAGGCGGGCATCGTCGCCGACGGCTCCGACCGCGAGACGACGTTCCGCACCTTCGGACGTACCGTCAAACCGCTGCTGCACGGCGGAATCCACCTCGGCATCGACATGGGCGTCACCCCCGCCGACCGGGCGGTGTTCTTCGAGGAGGCCGGGTACGACCCGCGGTTCCGCCCCGGCGCTCCCGACATGCCGATCGACTGGCGCACGTACTACGAGCCCCTGATCGACTGCACCGGCCACGGCGTCGGCGTCGCCGCCGTCACCGCCCTGGAGGCGGGCGGGCGCACCGGGCCCGCCCGGGTCGTCATCCAGGGCTTCGGCGCCGTCGGCCGCGCGGTCGGGCGCTTCCTGGAGGAGCGCGGCCACGTGGTGGTGGCCGTCGCCGACGTGGCCGGTACCCTCAGCGCCGACCGGCTCCCGGTGGACGAGCTGATCGCCGTCACCGACGAGTTCGGCGCCATCGACCGCACCCGGCTGCCCGCGGGCGTCACCGTCAGCACCGAGTCGGACGCCTGGCTCGACGTCGAAGCCGACCTGCTCATCCTCGCCGCCCAGAAGCACGCGCTGAACGCGGAGAACGCCCACCGCCTGCGCGCCGGCCTGGTCGTCGAGGGCGGCAACATAAGCTCGTCCGACGAAGCCCGCGACAAGGCGGCCGCCGCCGGGGTCCTCCTGGTGCCCGGTGTCATCGCCAACATCGGCGGTGCGGCGTCCGCCGCGCTGGCCGTCACCCGGGTGGTGCCCTTCGAGCTGGCGGCCGAGGCCCGCAGGGCATGGGTCTTCGACTGGGTCGGCGACCGGGTCCGGCAGAACACCCGCGACTTGCTCGACATCGCCGGTGCCACGGCGGGCAACCCGCTGCCGGAGCTGATCGCGGCGCGCCGCGAGGAGCTGGCGCGATGACGTCGACCACCGCCGCCTTCCTGGCCGACGCTTCGGCAGCGGACCGCATGGCGGAGTACCGGCGGCGTGGCTGGTGGCGCGACGGGACCTTCCTCGACGACCTGCGCAGCCAGGCCCGCCGGCGCCCGCGCAAGCTCGCCATCGCGGGCCGCCGCCTGGACGAGGCCCGCACCGACACGCTCGACTACGCCGAGCTGTCCCGGCTGGCCGACCGGTTCGCCGGCGGCCTGCTCGAGCTGGGCGTCAAGCGCGGCGACGTGGTCGCCGTGCAGCTGCCCAACCGCTGGGAGATGGTTCCGCTGATGTTCGCCTGCATGGCGGTCGGCGCGGTCATCTGCCCCATCGCGCCGGTCTGCCAGGCAGAGGAACTGCGCCACCGTCTGGCGCTCACCGAGGCCAGAGTGTGTATCACGCTCCCCGAGTGGGAGGGCTACCCGCTCGCCGAGACCATCTGCGACCTCTCCGCGGAGCTGCCCCTCGAACACGTCGTGGTCGTCGACGGCCCGGGCCCCGAGGGCACGGCCGACTTCCACGACCACTTCGTCTCCCAGCACTGGGAGGAGCGGCTCATGGGAGACCTGGCGGGCCGTCAGCTCCGGCCCGACGAACCGTTCGTGGTGCTCTTCACCTCTGGTACGACCGGGTTCTCCAAGGGCGTGGTACACAGCCAGAACACCGTCCACTCGGGTGTACGCGGCTACGTCGACACGTTCCTGCTCCGCGACGACCTGGTCGCCGCGGTCACCACCCCGCTGGTGCACTACTCCGGCTTCGGTCAGGGTGTGCTCGCCGGAGTGATGCTGGGCGGCACCATCGCCTTCCAGGACGGCCCCGACCACGCGGGCCTGCTCGACCTGGTCGAGCGGTACGGCGCGACCCTGCTGTACGGCCCGCCGCCCACGCTCTCCGGCGTCGCCCGTGCCCAGAACGCCGACCCGCACGACGTCTCCAGCCTGCGCCACACGGTCACCGGCGCCGCGCCGGTGCTGATGGAGCTGGTCGACGAACTGCGCGAGACGTTCGGCGCCCGCACCTACTCGGTGTGGGGCATGTCCGAGTTCGGCCCGGTCACCATCAGCCGCCTGGACTACAACCAGGACTGGGCCGCGCACAGCCACGGACGGCCGATCGACTCCATGGAGATCCGCATCGACCTGTGCCACGACCCCAGCACGCGCGCCTCGGTGGGCCGGCTGCGGGTGCGCGGGGCGTCGCGGGCCCTGGGCTACTTCAAGCAGCAGGAGCAGTTCGACTCCGAACTCACCGAGGACGGCTGGTTCGACACCGGAGACGTGGCCCGCGAGGACGGGCGCGGCGGCATCCGGATCCTGGGCCGCTCCAAGGACACGATCCTGCGGGACGGGATCGTCGTCCCGATAGCGGAGCTGGAGGCGATCATCTCGCGCCACCCCAAGGTGGTCGAGGCGTCCGTCGTCGGACCCACCGGCCAGCTCGACGACCCGATCCTCGCGGTCGTCATCCCGGCCGACGGCGTCCCTCCGACGCTGGAGGAGATACGCGCCCATCTGCGCCGGGCCGAGCAGGACGACCGGTTCCTGCCGGACCGTCTGGAGCTGACCGGCAGCCTGCCCAAGACGCTCACGGGCAAGGTCCGAAAGATCGAGCTCAGGAAGCTCTACGCACACTCCTGAGCTTCCCGTTCACCGTGCCGACACCCCCTTTCCTCCTACCCGTTGGAGCCTCGGATGCCTCATCCAGCGCCGGTGACGATGTCGCCGACACTCGCCGCCGACGAGGCACTGATCCGCCGGCGGCTGGCCGGGGAGCAGGTCCTGTCCCTGGCCGGCGGGGAGATCGGCCTGCCGGTCCTGCCCGAGCTGGCGGAGCGGCTCGCGCTCGCCGCGGACCACAACGCGTACGGCCCCGTCGCCGGGTCTCCGGCGCTGCGCGCCGCGGCCGCCGGCTACTGGGAGCGGCGTGGCCTGGCCACCACCGCGGACGCGGTGGTGGCGGGGCCGGGCAGCAAACCGTTGCTGTTCGCCCTGATGCTGGCCGTCGGCGGTGACGTCGTGGTGCCGGTGCCGAGCTGGGTCAGCTACGCGGCCCAGGCCCGGCTGGGCGGACTGCGTCCGGTCCCGGTCGCCACCCGGCCGGGTGAGGGCGGTGTCCCGGACCCCGGGCGGGTCCGGGAGGCGGTGCTCCTCGCCCGGGCGGCCGGGCACGATCCGCGCTGCGTGGTGGTCACGCTGCCCGACAACCCGACGGGCACGATCGCCTCGCCCGCCACGGTCGAGGAGCTCGCCGAGGTCGCCAGGGAGCTGGACCTGGTGATCGTCTCCGACGAGATCTACTGCGACCTGGTCCACGACGGCGCCCGGCCGGGTGTCTCCCCGGCCGTCTTCGCACCCGAGCGCACGGTCGTCACCACCGGGCTCACCAAGAGCCTGGCGGTCGGCGGCTGGCGCCTGGGCGTGGCCCGGCTACCCGAAGGCCCGCTGGGCGAGCGGGTGAAGGAGCGGCTGCTCGGCGTGGCCAGCCAGATCTGGTCGAGCGCCGCGGCGCCCGTGCAGGCCGCGGCGGCCTGGGCGTTCGCCGAGCCGCCCGAGGTGGTCGCGCACGTCGCCGCCTGCCGCAGGCTGCACGGGACAGTGGCCCGCGCCGTGGGCTCGCTGTTCACCGCGGCGGGCGCCGAGCTGGCGCCGGTCCGTGCGACCAGCTACCTCTACCCCGACTTCGAGGCCGTTCGGCACCACCTCGACCGGGTGCACGGGATCCGTGACGGCGACGGCCTGGCCCTCGTGCTCGGCGAGCGCTACGGCGTCGGGGTGCTGCCCGGCTCCGCATTCGGCGAGTCCCCCGGCCCGCTGCGCGTCCGGGTGGCCACCAGCCGCCTGTACGGAGAGAGCGACGCCGAGCGCAACCGGGCCCTGTGCGCCGCCGACCCCCTGCGGCTGCCGTGGATCAGGGCCTCCCTGGAGCGCGTCGCCGAAGTCCTGACCGACCTCACCGGGGTGTCCGTCGCCCCGCCCGCCCTCCGAAACCGCCCGTAGCACGGCGGCCGCGCACCACCACCCATCTCTTCTCTCCCAGGAGGCCCTTCCGTCATGTCCATCCTCTTCGAAGCCGAGTACCAAGGACGTCGTTACGCGGGAACCGGAATCCCCGAGGCGGGCCGGGCCCACACCCTGCACGCCGTCGAGGACGGTCAGCTGCGCGCCGCGTTCCTCGCGGGAGGTGCCGAAGCCGCGCTCGCCGCCGCCACGAGCGGTGCCGAGACCATGTCGGTGACCCCCGGCGACCCCGGGCTGAGGCTGCTCCCGCCGCTGCTGCCCACCGCCACCAACAACGCGCTGGTCAACGGATTCATGGGCACGCACCGCTCCAAGTTCGACCACGATCCCGAACCCGACGAGGAGTTCGTGGCACCGAACTACTACATGAAGGGCTTCGGCTCCTGGCTGCGCGTGTCCGACGAGCCGCTGATCACCCCCGCCGACCCGATCTGGCTGATCGAGGAGCCCGAGGTGGTCCTCGTGTACGTCAACGGCGAGGACGGCACCCCGCACTACGCCGGCTACACCTTCGGCAACGACCTGAACGACATCGGCCTGCACCTGAAGAACCCCTGGGCGTACACCCCGTACGCCAAGCTCTGCGAGACCTCGGTGCTCCCCTGGCTGTTCCTGGACGAGCCGCCGCAGAACGTGACGGGCCGGGTCGTCGTCGAGCGGGACGGTGCCACGGCGTGGGAGGGCCCGTTCTCCTGCGGGGCCGACTCCATCTTCCACCGGTTCGAGGACATGGCGGAGCACTTGTTCTCGTACCCCCTGCTGCGCCAGGCCGGGCTGGTCACGTACACCTTCCTGGGCGCCGACAAGGCCACCTACCACGACGGGTTCCGCGTCGAGGACGGCGACCGCCTGGTCCTCGACGTGACCAGCCACGGTGTGGTCCTCGCCAATACCGTGCGGTACGGGACTCAGACCGCGACCGGCTCCGCAGGCCCGTACCTCCCACCGTCGTCGCGCCCGTCCGTCTCGCGCACGGCGTCCAGGTAACCGGAGATCGCGTCCCGGTTGCGGGTCAGGCACCGGATGCGCTCGGTCATCCGGTCCCGCTCCCGCTCCAGGAGCGCGATGGTCTCCGGCGCGGCGTCCGGCACATGGATCATCCGCGGATCGTTGATGCACGGCAGGATCTTCTTGATCGCCCGCGTCGGCAGTCCCGCCTCCAGCAGGCCGCGGATCTGCAGGACCCGGTCCACCGTGCGCTCCGCGTAGTCGCGGTAACCGTTGGGCGTCCGGTCCGGTACCAGCAGGCCCTGCTCCTCGTAGTAGCGGAGCAACCTCCGCGGGGTACCGGTGCGTTCGGACAGCTCCCCGATGCGCATGTGCCCTCCTTCCGTCCCCGTCCACTCGACCGACTTGACATTCACATCAATGTGAGGGTTTGAGGATTCCATCATGTCGACATCCCCACCAGAACTGCTGGACAACACCTCCCCGGCATCCGGGCAGCGCAAGCTGCCCATGTCCCCGCTCCTGGCGCTCGCCACAGCGGCGTTCATGGGCATTCTGACGGAGGCGCTGCCCGCCGGCGTGCTTCCCGAGATGGCCCGTGACATGTCCGTCAGCGAATCGGCCATGGGCCAGGCGCTGACGATCTACGCCATCGCGACCGGTCTCTCGGCCATCCCGCTGGCCATCACCACCGCCACCTGGAACCGCAAGTGGCTCC from Streptomyces sp. QL37 harbors:
- a CDS encoding gamma-glutamyl-gamma-aminobutyrate hydrolase family protein (Members of this family of hydrolases with an active site Cys residue belong to MEROPS family C26.), which gives rise to MAKPRVLVVNNGTLSLKQLRARLEELGSDTDPVPVAGIPAGLGGRYQAIVLSGTKVRAYDQEYYKPLVDLVLGSDVPVFGICGGMQILAVSQGGVLAEGPQRVGGFEVRVDKEEPLFTYVKPTVTVFHRHTLYLQQAPPGFRSIGRSEHAPVEFLRSDDGRILGAQAHLEFRADGREILRGFTDLYR
- a CDS encoding acetylglutamate kinase → MTTTGLRTAPTVVKLGGSCLEDLAGSWWDDLAEHSGTRPLVLVHGWSKPLRKLGPRYREPSAILRDRYGNQSRWTTPEVIADIKTVSAELGADVLGRLEARGITAERVLGSDGLVTAGPGERFWWKDKQLVELENLVGPITDVDPSALKNLQPGHAYLVTPLARNAEGREVNTDGDRAAAAVAGAVGAHDLVLVTDVAHLLIDGEPVREISAGAAAAFRDKGATGGMRKKLRAAGEALEGGAGRVVIGSAPVSELLAGRAGTAITRT
- a CDS encoding LeuA family protein produces the protein MAVTPAETRPPVPPHLSDATLRDSAHMAGVEFGPRDAAEIARLLVRTGIDLVEVGMVSGPGSKDAALIEATHEAIGPERSMTLVVVRDRHQVATALDEAARLGVRHIMYSIPTSEQHAKLKLDSPSAKFLHVLARSAISQAKDRGFHVTFSGEDGARTPRERLVPYVEAGFEAGADRFRLAETVAYLSPWQMEEVISDITVIDGSEIEIHSHNMLGMAVANSLAAVRAGARWISATVGGIGERGGNAPLAELLTALRVIHDDRRFDLTHLTELSRIALRGAGLGEAFQSGPTTPHAFAYELPGQLLHPEAYETLPAELVGNTRELKVRTRLTGALVRWALDDSGVVVDIDAFTPWLVARQEAEGAPLLDRDAIRKAAVDFQNV
- a CDS encoding lysine biosynthesis protein LysW, translating into MTTATLTGVCPECETGLTLPPILVGETLSCPECMLTLRVEAIADGRLTLEMVEVTLRDWGQ
- a CDS encoding acyl-CoA dehydrogenase family protein codes for the protein MNDRPRSEESTPAFPGIASRAAATDAEGRIPAANWDELIDSGYLRLFHPAEAGGSGADADAQFDAMEALARACSGTYWSATVSALLCGSLIATYGSLRDHGQLLRPLLSGERTACFGIVEPTAGSDASTYRTTVRPSGRPGGGYVIRGEKSRITNAPTADLSVTLARRDKGPGDSGPDWCLAFVNLRQPGVQRYETPHMGLRAMPWGGLVLSDAYVPEADVVPVPFQALSDGMTWGWLLVSIAAIATAEAALTASVRHAQARVSFGRALAHMEGVQAQLADSRAQLDAARVLARRALRERASGSPARQLIGMLKVYATELAVEITQRAVQIHGAFGVTQGHEVERHYRDAQMNVIGAFASNRLREQLAEGLGLGPAVYQPFDWLAPTGLRHHPVSLDGGTPAVRAMA
- a CDS encoding acyl-CoA dehydrogenase family protein, which encodes MVLAQPELRTDPEAAAGLGAGPLERSRELAGRLAWPTTAERDRDRTWDPALFAELARAEPGPSLAGPLVPAPLGGGGSTAAEGLALLEGLAEGSRDPGLALAVAVHAVLATVPLRAHGTPRQRERYLPRMASGEWFGALSLRQTHGGAVAPAVTARPAPAGQGGWLLTGRLDLVAGAPVAHHFLVVAAHQGGGRTTFLVDRATPGLLVTEGGPAAMHTCPWGHLLLDGAHVDDGSVLGTVEGAAAEVEPLLAVLDWVYCSAPWLGVMRALARDALEAARGRELFGRPLTHDQATRFALADLATQVELAEGLLRRTASRLDDGGALPLQDAAAARLFVADAAGRVTRAAAGLTGPLAGTGDGLADRAHRDALFLSRTGGGAQVLRPVVAASMLGLG
- a CDS encoding RimK family alpha-L-glutamate ligase, with translation MGGKVAVVADRLGWEERQLMRAAQPAGLRIDWVNDEDLSLGSADSSPLAGYDAVLVRSRSYTRGGLVATLAEADGTPVLNTAAAIHACENKLVLRAVLREAGVPVPDFRLVLSRKDYTKALTDLGTPAVLKPVYGGMGKRVTLVRDADLAHSVYDYVEDLGHAFEQACLLEPYLGGGSVRCLVVGREIVAAAEFESAGADWRSNAALGNQSRSLAHDPEVAKVVDAVVDRLGPGIYGVDLFRTESAYLVNEVNHAPAWRGVASTTDTDISSVVIRHVQETLE
- the argC gene encoding N-acetyl-gamma-glutamyl-phosphate reductase produces the protein MIRAGIVGASGLAGGELIRLVLQHPELELSYLGGNSSVGRRPAQLHPGLRLDLGLTVEAVDANRIAETCDVVFLSTPASVSARLAAELADRVACVIDLSGAFRIRTPELHQRWYPGVPRTTELADRFVYGVPELIGESLEYAALISVPGCYATALTLGLAPLTLGLGLPLKTVVVDGKSGSSGGGLHLRVPDLHPLRSGAIAPYAPTGHRHAAEVSDFLERSKPGEVGSLSMSAYGVGHVRGLMTSAYVFTDAEVTERELQRAYTRFYKGHRFVRVRRHTETLIPVPDPQAVIGSNYCDVTVLHDPEGGRIVVLSALDNLIKGASGQAVQALNRRFGLPEETGLTMQPVMPT